In Horticoccus luteus, the following proteins share a genomic window:
- the rpoC gene encoding DNA-directed RNA polymerase subunit beta', protein MSIQPNEAAGSIARDEARAALGLDENPFDCVSITVASPDTIRKWSKGEVKNPETINYRTFKPEPGGLFCQKIFGPVRDYECACGKYKRIKYKDVVCDRCGVEVTIARVRRERMGHIELAVPVAHIWFLKSMPSRLGLLLDMTARSLERVIYYENFMVVDPGKTPLEPRQLLTDSEYRQALEEYGDDSFVAKMGAEAVRDCLKAMDMDATVAELQEQMRATRSKQIKKKLSKRLKVIQGFIHSRSRPEWMVLEVLPVIPPDLRPLVPLEGGRFATSDLNDLYRRVINRNNRLKNLMQLKTPDVIIHNEKRMLQEAVDALFDNGRHGRPVTGAGNRPLKSLSDMLKGKQGRFRQNLLGKRVDYSGRSVIVIGPELKLNQCGLPKKMALVLFEPFIIRRLKELGFVHTVRGARKMIEKKSPEVWDILEEVTKGHPVLLNRAPTLHRLSIQAFEPTLIEGEAIRIHPLVCTAYNADFDGDQMAVHVPLSLEAIMECKLLMMATSNIFSPSSGKPILTPSQDIVLGAYYLTIEPRKKLEKGTHVPLLSGLQEVLYAKADGALKVHDWVEIPNPDFGRETVFGNKEKRTLRSTVGRVIFNQIWPAALGFVNFPVPKAKLGDLILNTYKTSGNHVTVETLDKLKELGFQTAFQAGISIGIDDMIIPEAKKDIVADTRKKIAEVEAQFNKGIITEGERKNKVIDLWTSTTDRIAKEVFTKLEGNDGRPEVNPVYIMMDSGARGNKQQVRQLCGTRGLMAKPSGEIIERPILSSFREGLTVLEYFISTHGARKGLADTALKTADAGYLTRKLCDVAMDVIIAEDDCGSRDGVWKKAIFEGDDEIVGLRERIVGRFSSDDIYNPLNPTELLLGSGELISEEVASRIEDVGIERVKVMSPLTSPTKDGIDAKSYGINPATNRVAKIGDSVGIIAAQSIGEPGTQLTMRTFHIGGVASGGFKMPEIRVRAAGRVKYRGLRLVGTAEGAAIVLNKTGTIQILDAEEKELETYNIVVGSFLHVADGAQIEKGAVLAQWDPYNIPVLSEKGGGLAFKDMIPGVTVKRELDESTGRIATVVIEHKEDLNPQIEVRDAKGKPLAAYSIPVGAQIAVNEGDTIAPGALLAKTPRQASKTKDITGGLPRVAELFEARRPKDAAEMSRIDGIVSFEGTVRGKRKLVVKNDETAQEEEHLIPTGKHIIVQPGDVVHKGQHLTEGAADPHEILEILGPSALYDFLISQVQEVYRLQGVTINDKHIEIIIRQMLRKVRITDPGDSEYFWGEQVDRATFLSDNRRIEEAGGKPAEAEPILLGITKASLETESFISAASFQETTRVLTDASTLGKIDVLKGFKENVIMGHLIPAGTGLPKFKKLKITLPFGADLPLEESEAKVETAS, encoded by the coding sequence ATGAGTATCCAACCTAACGAAGCTGCCGGTTCGATCGCGCGCGATGAGGCCCGGGCTGCGCTCGGCCTCGATGAGAATCCGTTCGACTGCGTTTCGATCACCGTCGCGTCGCCCGACACCATCCGCAAATGGTCGAAGGGCGAAGTCAAGAATCCCGAGACGATCAACTATCGCACCTTCAAGCCCGAGCCGGGTGGTCTCTTCTGCCAGAAGATCTTCGGCCCGGTGCGCGACTACGAGTGCGCCTGCGGAAAATACAAACGCATCAAATACAAGGATGTGGTCTGCGATCGCTGCGGCGTCGAAGTGACGATTGCGCGCGTTCGTCGCGAACGCATGGGCCACATCGAGCTCGCGGTGCCGGTGGCGCATATCTGGTTTCTGAAGTCGATGCCGAGCCGCCTCGGTTTGTTGCTCGATATGACGGCGCGCTCCCTTGAGCGCGTGATCTACTATGAGAACTTCATGGTCGTCGATCCGGGCAAAACGCCGCTCGAACCGCGTCAGTTGCTGACCGATTCCGAGTATCGTCAGGCGCTCGAAGAATACGGTGACGATTCCTTTGTGGCGAAGATGGGTGCGGAAGCCGTGCGCGATTGCCTCAAGGCGATGGACATGGATGCGACGGTGGCCGAGTTGCAGGAGCAGATGCGCGCCACGCGTTCGAAGCAGATCAAGAAGAAGCTCTCGAAGCGTCTCAAGGTTATCCAAGGCTTCATTCATTCCCGCAGCCGTCCCGAGTGGATGGTGCTCGAAGTGTTGCCCGTGATCCCGCCGGATCTGCGTCCGCTCGTTCCGCTGGAAGGCGGCCGCTTCGCAACCTCCGATCTCAACGATCTCTATCGGCGCGTCATCAACCGCAACAATCGGTTGAAGAACCTGATGCAGCTCAAAACGCCGGACGTTATCATCCATAATGAAAAGCGCATGCTGCAAGAGGCCGTAGACGCGCTCTTCGACAACGGTCGCCACGGGCGCCCCGTCACCGGTGCCGGCAATCGGCCCTTGAAGTCCCTCTCGGACATGCTCAAGGGCAAGCAGGGTCGTTTCCGGCAGAATTTGCTCGGCAAGCGCGTCGACTATTCGGGCCGTTCGGTCATTGTCATCGGTCCTGAGCTCAAGCTCAACCAATGCGGTTTGCCCAAGAAAATGGCGCTCGTGTTGTTCGAGCCCTTCATCATTCGCCGTCTTAAGGAGCTTGGCTTCGTGCACACCGTCCGCGGTGCGCGCAAGATGATCGAGAAGAAGTCGCCGGAAGTTTGGGACATTCTTGAAGAGGTGACGAAGGGCCATCCGGTGCTGCTGAACCGCGCACCGACGCTCCATCGCCTGTCGATTCAGGCTTTTGAACCGACCTTGATCGAAGGCGAGGCCATCCGTATTCATCCCCTCGTCTGCACCGCTTACAACGCGGACTTCGACGGCGATCAAATGGCCGTCCACGTGCCGCTTTCCTTGGAAGCGATCATGGAGTGCAAGCTCCTCATGATGGCGACGTCGAACATCTTTTCGCCATCGTCGGGCAAGCCGATCCTCACGCCGTCGCAGGACATCGTTCTCGGGGCGTATTATCTCACGATCGAACCACGCAAGAAGCTGGAAAAAGGGACGCATGTTCCTCTGCTCAGCGGCCTCCAAGAGGTGCTCTACGCGAAAGCGGACGGAGCCCTCAAGGTCCACGATTGGGTCGAAATCCCCAACCCGGATTTTGGCCGCGAGACGGTGTTCGGGAATAAGGAAAAGCGCACCCTCCGCTCAACGGTAGGCCGCGTGATCTTCAACCAAATCTGGCCGGCCGCGCTGGGTTTCGTGAATTTCCCGGTTCCGAAAGCCAAGTTGGGCGATCTGATTCTAAACACCTACAAAACGTCGGGCAACCACGTCACGGTGGAGACCCTCGACAAGCTCAAGGAACTCGGCTTCCAGACTGCGTTTCAAGCGGGTATTTCGATCGGTATCGACGACATGATCATTCCGGAGGCGAAGAAAGATATCGTCGCCGACACCCGGAAGAAAATCGCGGAAGTCGAAGCCCAGTTTAACAAGGGCATCATCACCGAAGGCGAGCGGAAGAACAAAGTCATCGATCTCTGGACCAGCACGACCGATCGCATCGCGAAGGAAGTGTTCACCAAACTCGAAGGCAACGATGGCCGCCCTGAAGTGAACCCGGTTTACATCATGATGGACTCGGGTGCGCGCGGTAACAAACAGCAGGTCCGCCAGCTTTGCGGCACTCGCGGTTTGATGGCCAAGCCCTCCGGCGAAATCATCGAACGGCCGATTTTGTCCTCATTCCGCGAGGGCCTCACGGTGCTCGAATACTTCATCTCGACCCACGGTGCCCGCAAGGGTCTCGCGGATACCGCGCTCAAGACCGCGGACGCTGGCTATCTCACGCGCAAACTTTGCGACGTGGCGATGGACGTCATCATCGCGGAAGACGATTGCGGTTCGCGCGATGGCGTTTGGAAGAAGGCGATCTTCGAGGGCGACGACGAAATCGTCGGCCTGCGTGAACGCATTGTGGGACGCTTCTCCAGCGACGATATCTATAATCCGCTCAATCCCACCGAACTGCTGCTTGGTTCGGGCGAGCTGATCTCGGAAGAGGTCGCGAGCCGCATTGAGGATGTCGGTATCGAGCGCGTCAAAGTCATGTCGCCGCTCACGTCGCCCACCAAGGACGGCATCGATGCCAAATCTTACGGCATCAACCCCGCGACCAACCGCGTGGCGAAAATCGGCGACTCTGTCGGCATCATCGCAGCGCAATCGATCGGTGAACCTGGCACGCAGCTCACGATGCGAACCTTCCACATCGGTGGTGTCGCCTCTGGCGGCTTCAAGATGCCGGAAATTCGCGTCCGCGCCGCCGGCCGGGTGAAATATCGCGGGTTGCGACTTGTCGGCACCGCCGAAGGCGCCGCCATCGTCCTCAATAAAACGGGCACCATCCAGATCCTCGATGCCGAGGAAAAGGAATTGGAAACCTACAATATTGTGGTCGGCTCATTCCTGCACGTCGCCGATGGCGCGCAGATTGAGAAAGGCGCCGTGCTCGCGCAGTGGGATCCTTACAACATTCCGGTGCTCTCTGAAAAGGGCGGTGGTTTGGCGTTCAAGGACATGATTCCTGGGGTCACCGTGAAACGTGAACTCGACGAATCAACCGGTCGGATCGCGACCGTCGTCATCGAACACAAGGAGGATCTCAATCCGCAGATCGAAGTGCGCGACGCGAAGGGCAAGCCCCTCGCTGCTTACTCTATTCCAGTCGGTGCACAGATCGCGGTGAACGAAGGCGACACCATCGCTCCCGGCGCTTTGCTCGCCAAAACCCCGCGCCAAGCATCCAAAACGAAGGACATCACCGGCGGTTTGCCCCGCGTGGCCGAGCTTTTCGAAGCACGTCGCCCGAAGGATGCGGCCGAAATGTCGCGTATCGACGGTATCGTATCGTTTGAAGGCACCGTCCGCGGCAAGCGGAAGCTCGTCGTGAAGAATGACGAGACGGCGCAGGAAGAGGAGCACCTCATCCCGACGGGCAAGCACATCATCGTTCAACCGGGCGACGTTGTGCACAAAGGCCAGCATCTGACGGAAGGCGCCGCCGACCCGCACGAAATCCTGGAAATCCTCGGGCCTTCTGCGCTCTACGACTTCCTGATTTCGCAAGTGCAGGAAGTTTACCGCCTTCAGGGCGTAACGATCAACGACAAGCACATCGAGATCATCATCCGCCAAATGCTCCGCAAAGTTCGCATCACCGATCCGGGCGATAGCGAATACTTCTGGGGCGAACAGGTGGACCGGGCGACGTTCTTGTCAGACAATCGGCGCATCGAAGAGGCCGGCGGCAAGCCCGCGGAAGCGGAGCCGATTCTGCTCGGCATCACGAAAGCGTCGCTCGAAACCGAAAGCTTCATTTCGGCGGCGAGTTTCCAAGAGACGACGCGCGTCCTTACCGACGCGTCAACCCTCGGCAAAATTGACGTCCTGAAGGGCTTCAAAGAAAACGTGATCATGGGCCATTTGATTCCTGCAGGCACGGGCCTCCCGAAGTTCAAGAAGCTCAAAATTACGCTGCCGTTCGGCGCAGATCTTCCGCTGGAGGAGTCTGAGGCCAAGGTTGAAACCGCGAGCTAA
- the rpsL gene encoding 30S ribosomal protein S12, protein MPTINQLVRKGRRKVRTKSKSPALDGNPFRRGVCVQVMTRTPKKPNSAIRKVAKVRLTNGSEVISYIPDEGHNLQEHSIVLVRGGRVKDLPGVRYHIVRGTLDATGVEKRRRSRSKYGVKRPKAK, encoded by the coding sequence ATGCCGACCATCAACCAACTCGTGCGGAAAGGCCGCCGCAAAGTGCGCACCAAGTCCAAGTCTCCTGCTTTGGACGGAAACCCGTTCCGCCGCGGCGTGTGCGTGCAGGTCATGACCCGCACGCCGAAGAAGCCGAACTCGGCCATTCGTAAGGTCGCGAAAGTTCGTCTGACCAATGGCAGCGAAGTCATTTCCTACATTCCAGACGAAGGGCATAATCTGCAGGAGCACTCGATCGTCCTGGTGCGCGGCGGCCGCGTAAAGGATCTCCCTGGCGTTCGCTACCACATCGTGCGTGGCACGTTGGATGCGACCGGCGTGGAAAAGCGTCGTCGCTCGCGGTCGAAGTATGGCGTCAAGCGCCCGAAGGCCAAGTAA
- the rpsG gene encoding 30S ribosomal protein S7 — translation MSRRHRAEKRHVEPDIRYSSPLVAHLVNVIMKSGKKNLAQRIVYGAFEKVSEKLEKGDPVDLLLGALENARPRLEVKSRRVGGATYQVPIEISFERQESLALRWIVDAAGSRKGVPMKDALATEIIDAYNNTGTVVKKKEDTHKMAQANRAFAHLRW, via the coding sequence ATGTCACGTCGTCACAGAGCAGAGAAACGCCACGTCGAACCGGATATTCGCTACAGCAGCCCGTTAGTCGCGCATCTGGTCAACGTCATCATGAAGAGCGGGAAGAAGAATCTCGCCCAGCGCATCGTCTATGGTGCGTTCGAGAAGGTTTCGGAGAAGCTGGAGAAGGGTGATCCCGTTGATCTCTTGCTGGGTGCGCTGGAAAATGCGCGTCCCCGTCTCGAGGTGAAGAGCCGTCGCGTCGGTGGTGCGACCTACCAAGTGCCGATCGAAATTTCGTTTGAACGGCAGGAATCTCTGGCGTTGCGCTGGATCGTCGACGCCGCTGGCAGCCGTAAAGGCGTGCCGATGAAGGACGCTCTCGCGACCGAAATCATCGACGCCTACAATAACACGGGCACGGTGGTTAAGAAGAAGGAAGATACTCACAAGATGGCGCAGGCCAATCGCGCCTTCGCCCACCTCCGCTGGTAA
- the fusA gene encoding elongation factor G, protein MSAASAPAITVVTDKAKVSPANAKDRPFPLEWTRNIGIAAHIDAGKTTTTERILFYSGAVHKMGEVHEGTTVTDWMEQERERGITITAAAISCAWNASCGPWKGIKQRINIIDTPGHVDFTAEVERSLRVLDGAVAVFDAVAGVQPQSETVWRQANKYKVPRIAFINKMDRVGADFHRAIDDIRTKLKGNAHALFLPIGKEENFTGLIDLVQMIAYTFEDSNDSLGLVPITGEIPAELLAEAQSYREKLLEAVSDFDDVIAEKYLGGEEISVGEFMLAVRKATISLNFCGVVPGSAFKKKGIQRLLDCVVNYLPSPIDVPPMAGEDSDGKPVEAPVDDKAKLSGLAFKLWNDPFVGKIVFYRVYSGFLPKGMSVYNPRTRRSERVSRLVLMRAMDREEIDKAYCGDICALVGVKDVITGDTLCDEDFDIRLEPPSFPEPVISMSIEPNSKADQEKMGTALQRLVAEDPTLRVSTDPDSGQTILAGMGELHLDIIRDRMKREFKVEATSGKPQIAYRETVLNAAEGEGKFIRQSGGKGQYGHVVIKLEPNEKGKGVEVVNEIVGGSIPKEFIKPATEGILEGCNNGVVAGHPVVDVIIRIVDGSFHEVDSSELAFKMAGIFAFKDAMKKANPILLEPIMGVEVTTPEEYQGDLIGDINRRRGSIQGIENKAGACVITSVVPLEMLFGYVTDIRSLSKGRASAAISPSHFEQVPNSLLAKIVETSSKAPARS, encoded by the coding sequence ATGTCTGCTGCCTCTGCACCTGCTATCACTGTCGTTACCGACAAAGCCAAAGTTTCGCCCGCGAACGCTAAAGATCGTCCGTTCCCGCTCGAATGGACGCGTAACATCGGAATCGCCGCGCATATCGATGCGGGCAAGACCACGACCACTGAGCGCATTTTGTTTTACTCTGGTGCTGTCCATAAGATGGGCGAAGTGCATGAAGGCACGACGGTGACCGATTGGATGGAGCAGGAACGCGAGCGCGGTATCACCATCACCGCGGCCGCTATCTCGTGCGCTTGGAATGCTTCTTGCGGCCCATGGAAGGGGATCAAGCAGCGCATTAATATTATTGATACTCCTGGACACGTTGACTTCACCGCTGAAGTCGAGCGTTCGCTCCGGGTGCTCGACGGGGCCGTCGCTGTGTTCGACGCGGTCGCGGGTGTGCAACCCCAATCTGAGACCGTATGGCGTCAGGCAAACAAGTACAAGGTGCCGCGCATCGCGTTCATCAACAAAATGGACCGCGTCGGAGCGGATTTCCACCGCGCCATTGACGACATCCGCACCAAGCTTAAGGGCAACGCGCACGCTCTCTTCCTCCCTATCGGCAAAGAAGAGAACTTCACGGGTCTGATCGACCTCGTGCAGATGATCGCTTATACCTTCGAAGACTCGAACGACTCTTTGGGCTTGGTTCCGATTACGGGTGAAATCCCCGCTGAGTTGCTCGCTGAGGCCCAGTCCTATCGCGAAAAACTTCTAGAGGCGGTTTCGGACTTCGATGACGTTATCGCCGAAAAGTATCTCGGCGGTGAGGAAATCAGCGTCGGCGAGTTCATGCTGGCCGTGCGCAAGGCGACGATTTCGCTTAATTTCTGCGGCGTCGTTCCTGGCTCGGCCTTCAAAAAGAAAGGCATCCAGCGCCTGCTCGATTGCGTTGTGAATTACCTTCCCAGCCCGATCGACGTTCCGCCCATGGCCGGCGAAGATAGCGACGGCAAGCCGGTCGAAGCTCCCGTGGACGATAAAGCGAAGCTTTCCGGCTTGGCGTTCAAACTTTGGAACGACCCCTTCGTGGGCAAAATCGTTTTTTATCGCGTGTATTCGGGGTTTCTGCCGAAGGGCATGTCGGTCTACAATCCCCGCACGCGGCGCAGTGAACGCGTTTCGCGTCTCGTTTTGATGCGGGCCATGGACCGCGAAGAAATCGACAAGGCCTACTGTGGAGATATTTGTGCTCTCGTAGGCGTGAAGGACGTCATCACCGGTGACACCCTGTGCGACGAAGATTTTGATATTCGCTTGGAACCGCCGTCTTTCCCAGAGCCGGTTATCTCGATGTCAATCGAGCCGAACTCGAAGGCCGACCAAGAAAAGATGGGCACAGCGCTCCAACGCCTGGTGGCGGAAGATCCCACCCTGCGTGTCAGCACCGATCCGGATTCCGGCCAGACGATTCTCGCCGGCATGGGTGAACTTCACCTGGATATCATTCGGGATCGCATGAAGCGCGAGTTCAAGGTCGAGGCGACTTCGGGTAAACCGCAGATTGCCTACCGGGAAACCGTCCTCAATGCGGCGGAAGGGGAGGGCAAGTTTATCCGCCAGTCAGGCGGCAAGGGCCAATACGGTCACGTCGTGATCAAGCTCGAGCCGAATGAAAAAGGCAAAGGCGTCGAAGTGGTTAACGAAATCGTGGGTGGCTCGATTCCCAAGGAATTCATCAAGCCTGCCACCGAAGGAATTCTCGAAGGATGTAACAATGGTGTCGTCGCCGGCCACCCGGTGGTTGATGTCATCATCCGCATCGTCGACGGTTCATTCCATGAAGTCGACTCGTCGGAACTCGCGTTCAAAATGGCCGGCATCTTCGCTTTTAAGGATGCGATGAAGAAGGCGAACCCGATCTTGCTCGAGCCGATCATGGGCGTCGAAGTGACCACCCCGGAAGAATATCAGGGCGATCTCATCGGCGACATCAACCGCCGCCGTGGAAGCATCCAAGGCATCGAAAACAAGGCCGGCGCCTGTGTTATCACCTCCGTTGTACCGCTCGAAATGCTTTTTGGTTATGTAACAGATATTCGCTCCCTTTCCAAGGGACGCGCTTCTGCCGCCATCTCGCCGTCACATTTCGAGCAGGTGCCAAATTCACTTCTCGCCAAGATTGTCGAGACCTCGTCGAAGGCTCCGGCCCGCAGCTAA
- the rpsJ gene encoding 30S ribosomal protein S10 produces the protein MKGQRIRIKLQGFDYRVIDQSASEIVETAKRSGARVSGPIPLPTRIDKLSVNRSPHVDKKSMEQFETRTHKRLIDIIEPTAQTVDELKKLNLPSGVDITINV, from the coding sequence ATGAAAGGCCAACGCATCCGCATCAAGCTTCAAGGCTTCGACTATCGAGTCATCGATCAGTCTGCCTCGGAGATCGTCGAGACCGCCAAGCGCTCCGGCGCCCGCGTCTCCGGGCCCATCCCGCTGCCGACCCGAATTGACAAGCTCTCCGTCAACCGCTCCCCGCACGTCGATAAGAAGTCGATGGAGCAGTTCGAAACGCGCACTCACAAGCGCCTCATTGATATTATCGAGCCGACCGCGCAAACGGTCGATGAACTGAAAAAGCTCAACCTCCCTTCAGGCGTCGATATCACCATTAACGTTTGA
- the rplC gene encoding 50S ribosomal protein L3, producing MISEILGKKLGMTQVYDAQNVLVPVTVVEAGPCPVVQVKTTATDGYNAVQLGFSALKAKNASKAEKSHAAKAGLSAAPRVLSEVRLDDAPSVKVGDVVTVENFKEGQLVDVIGVTKGKGFQGVVKRFRVAGGPAAHGSMFHRRIGSVGMRQTPGRVWKNQAMPGHMGSEKRTMQNLRVVKIIADKNLILVRGAIPGANGDDVVVRTAIKGQPRSAQ from the coding sequence ATGATCTCGGAAATTTTAGGCAAAAAACTCGGCATGACGCAGGTCTACGACGCGCAAAACGTCCTAGTCCCCGTCACCGTGGTCGAAGCCGGCCCATGCCCGGTTGTGCAGGTCAAAACGACCGCCACTGACGGCTACAATGCCGTGCAACTCGGCTTCTCTGCTTTAAAGGCGAAAAACGCCTCGAAGGCCGAAAAAAGTCACGCGGCGAAAGCCGGCCTCAGCGCCGCGCCCCGCGTTCTCAGCGAAGTTCGCCTGGACGACGCCCCCTCCGTGAAGGTCGGCGATGTCGTGACAGTCGAGAACTTCAAGGAAGGCCAGCTTGTTGACGTCATTGGCGTTACCAAGGGCAAAGGCTTCCAAGGCGTCGTTAAACGTTTTCGCGTCGCTGGCGGTCCTGCCGCGCACGGCTCGATGTTTCACCGCCGGATTGGTTCGGTTGGTATGCGCCAGACCCCCGGGCGGGTGTGGAAGAACCAAGCCATGCCGGGCCACATGGGCAGCGAGAAACGCACCATGCAAAACCTTCGCGTGGTGAAAATCATCGCGGACAAGAATCTGATCCTCGTGCGGGGTGCGATTCCTGGAGCAAATGGTGACGATGTTGTCGTGCGCACCGCGATCAAGGGCCAGCCCCGGTCGGCGCAGTGA
- the rplD gene encoding 50S ribosomal protein L4 has product MKLKVFSADGTQSREQEFGLPTFDGDKGLQAVKEVIVAINANNRQGTHSTKTRGEVRGGGKKPWRQKGTGRARAGSIRSPLWVGGGVVFGPKPRDYSKKINGKVKQLAFSRALFDRASAGEITVIDQFSPAQPKTKLVNEIVGRIAPTGKVLLVDAPFAADTLRAARNIQRVSLQEAAKLNTLDLAQYKTIIVSTKALEAIIARVNGGKN; this is encoded by the coding sequence ATGAAGCTTAAAGTTTTCAGTGCCGATGGCACCCAAAGCCGCGAACAGGAGTTCGGGCTGCCCACATTCGACGGAGACAAAGGCCTCCAAGCGGTGAAGGAAGTGATCGTTGCGATCAATGCCAACAACCGCCAAGGCACGCATTCGACCAAAACCCGCGGCGAAGTTCGCGGCGGCGGCAAGAAGCCCTGGCGCCAAAAGGGCACCGGCCGCGCTCGGGCTGGTTCTATTCGCTCGCCCTTGTGGGTCGGCGGTGGCGTGGTGTTTGGCCCCAAGCCCCGCGACTACTCGAAGAAGATTAACGGCAAGGTGAAGCAACTCGCCTTCAGTCGTGCTCTTTTCGATCGCGCGTCTGCGGGAGAAATTACGGTGATCGACCAGTTTTCTCCGGCGCAGCCGAAGACCAAACTGGTTAACGAAATCGTCGGCCGCATTGCGCCGACAGGGAAGGTGCTGCTCGTGGATGCACCGTTCGCGGCCGACACGCTGCGGGCTGCGCGCAACATTCAACGCGTTTCCCTTCAGGAGGCCGCCAAACTCAACACTCTCGATCTCGCGCAATACAAGACCATCATTGTGAGCACCAAGGCGCTCGAAGCGATCATCGCCCGCGTCAATGGAGGGAAGAACTGA
- the rplW gene encoding 50S ribosomal protein L23, with translation MQADKVLKLVRLTEKSNKLSSELGQYTFEVYGNATKHTIAQAVEQTFKVTVRRVNVQNYRGKNKKSRTGRPSVASDFKKAIVTLKAGDKIELV, from the coding sequence ATGCAAGCCGACAAAGTACTTAAACTCGTCCGTTTGACGGAGAAGTCGAACAAGCTCAGTTCTGAGCTCGGCCAATATACCTTCGAGGTTTACGGCAACGCCACCAAACACACCATCGCGCAAGCCGTTGAGCAGACCTTTAAGGTCACTGTCCGGCGCGTGAACGTCCAAAACTATCGCGGCAAAAACAAGAAGAGCCGCACCGGCCGCCCGAGCGTCGCCTCCGATTTCAAAAAGGCGATCGTGACGCTCAAGGCCGGCGACAAGATCGAGCTCGTTTAA
- the rplB gene encoding 50S ribosomal protein L2 encodes MPIKPFRPLTPSQRFTSLSKHEGLSKKRPERALTEPKPKTGGRNAYGRITSRHRGGGHKQLYRIVDFRRDILDMPARVQALEYDPNRTAHLALVAYANGEKRYILAPKGLSVGDSIFASNKASLNDYNVGNNFPLEIIPASTRLHCVELIPGRGAQIARSAGAGLELVAVENGRATIKMPSGELRYVNPKCRATIGEIGNGDHGNQSLGKAGRSRWLGIRPTVRGVAMNPVDHPNGGGQGKSKGGGGRQQLVSPWGQLAKGFPTRRRSKSSNTQIIVHHNGRKPRGQK; translated from the coding sequence ATGCCTATCAAACCTTTTCGTCCCCTGACGCCCTCGCAGCGCTTCACCTCCCTCAGCAAACATGAGGGATTGTCGAAGAAGCGCCCGGAGCGTGCATTGACCGAGCCCAAGCCGAAGACCGGCGGGCGCAATGCCTATGGCCGCATCACCTCGCGTCATCGCGGCGGTGGCCACAAGCAGCTCTACCGGATCGTTGATTTCAGACGCGATATTCTCGATATGCCGGCCCGGGTGCAGGCACTGGAATACGATCCGAACCGCACCGCTCATCTCGCCTTGGTGGCTTACGCCAACGGAGAGAAACGCTACATTCTTGCGCCTAAAGGCCTGAGTGTGGGCGATTCGATTTTCGCGTCTAACAAGGCGTCTCTGAACGACTATAACGTCGGCAACAATTTCCCCTTGGAGATCATTCCGGCGTCGACCCGTCTGCATTGTGTTGAGCTCATCCCTGGCCGTGGCGCGCAAATCGCTCGCAGTGCAGGGGCAGGCCTCGAACTCGTGGCAGTGGAAAACGGCCGTGCCACCATCAAGATGCCTTCAGGCGAACTTCGCTATGTGAACCCGAAATGCCGCGCCACGATTGGCGAAATTGGCAACGGCGACCATGGCAATCAGTCGCTCGGCAAGGCGGGTCGCAGTCGCTGGCTTGGCATCCGTCCGACCGTGCGCGGCGTGGCCATGAATCCGGTCGATCACCCCAACGGCGGTGGTCAAGGCAAGTCCAAGGGTGGTGGCGGTCGCCAACAACTCGTCTCCCCGTGGGGCCAGTTGGCGAAGGGCTTCCCAACCCGCCGTCGTTCGAAATCCTCGAACACGCAGATCATCGTTCACCACAACGGCCGCAAGCCGCGCGGTCAGAAGTAA
- the rpsS gene encoding 30S ribosomal protein S19 translates to MARSIKKGFFVDYHLLEKIEKATKAGTHRPIQTWSRRSTITPDFVGHTFNVHNGKAFVAVYVTENMVGHKLGEFAPTRVFKSHGGLTRKEI, encoded by the coding sequence ATGGCTCGCTCCATCAAAAAAGGCTTTTTCGTCGACTATCACCTGCTCGAGAAGATCGAGAAGGCGACTAAGGCAGGCACGCACCGGCCCATTCAAACCTGGTCCCGGCGCTCGACGATCACACCCGATTTCGTCGGACATACGTTCAACGTTCACAATGGCAAGGCGTTTGTCGCCGTGTATGTGACGGAGAATATGGTCGGTCACAAACTCGGCGAATTCGCGCCGACTCGCGTCTTCAAGTCGCACGGCGGCTTGACCCGCAAAGAAATTTAA
- the rplV gene encoding 50S ribosomal protein L22, producing MEVQALTRYARMSPKKMREVANTITGRKAPEAVEYLTLIPRKSARLIVKTLKSAIANAENNNNLSADSLIVKTAVIENGPVLKRFKAGARGSAMPRRKKMAHIRIVLTDGSNN from the coding sequence ATGGAAGTTCAAGCTCTCACCCGCTACGCGCGCATGTCTCCTAAGAAGATGCGTGAAGTGGCCAACACTATCACGGGCCGCAAGGCTCCTGAAGCCGTCGAATATTTGACGCTTATCCCGCGCAAGTCGGCCCGTCTGATCGTCAAGACGCTCAAGTCCGCGATCGCGAACGCTGAAAACAATAACAACCTTTCAGCGGACAGCCTGATCGTGAAGACCGCCGTCATTGAAAACGGACCGGTCCTCAAGCGCTTTAAAGCCGGCGCCCGTGGTTCCGCGATGCCCCGCCGCAAGAAGATGGCTCACATCCGCATCGTCCTCACCGACGGCAGCAACAACTGA